The Mucilaginibacter yixingensis genome window below encodes:
- a CDS encoding glycosylase, producing MINKIKTTALLLGVFAGVCAYAQPKKVVSPETMKKVYEEVKTPFKYGMVVVPEDNSKKVDCPSVFRKGNGWYMTYIIFNGRGYETWLASSPDLLHWKTQGRIMSFSDTTQWDNNQKAGYTALQDMKWGGSYELQKYNGKYWMSYFGGHERGYEKGKLAISIAYTTQDPTKAHEWTRLDHPVLTPEDKDVSWWDNHMQYKETVIWDKSKLTGHQFVMYYNANGDSVDAKRGAERIGMATSDDMLHWKRFGTEPVLNHGPGITGDPNVQKMGDLYVMFYFGAFWKTGASGVFNRFACSYDLVHWTDWTGEKLIQASEPYDAVFAHKSFVVKWKGVVYHFYCAVDKADQRGIAVATSKDMGKSQVNFVEPPPSKRKK from the coding sequence ATGATCAACAAGATAAAAACAACTGCACTGCTGCTTGGCGTTTTTGCCGGAGTGTGCGCCTATGCTCAACCAAAAAAAGTGGTTTCGCCAGAAACCATGAAGAAGGTTTATGAAGAAGTGAAAACCCCGTTCAAATACGGTATGGTGGTTGTTCCGGAAGATAACTCTAAAAAGGTGGATTGCCCGAGCGTTTTCAGAAAAGGCAACGGATGGTACATGACGTATATTATCTTTAACGGTCGCGGTTATGAAACCTGGCTGGCGAGCAGTCCGGATTTGCTGCACTGGAAAACTCAGGGTCGCATCATGTCGTTCTCTGATACTACGCAGTGGGATAACAACCAGAAAGCCGGTTACACTGCCCTGCAGGATATGAAATGGGGCGGCAGCTACGAGTTGCAGAAATATAACGGTAAATACTGGATGTCATATTTCGGTGGGCATGAGCGTGGTTATGAAAAAGGTAAGCTGGCCATCAGCATAGCTTACACCACTCAAGACCCGACCAAAGCGCACGAATGGACCCGCCTGGATCACCCGGTGCTGACTCCGGAAGACAAAGACGTATCATGGTGGGATAACCACATGCAATATAAAGAGACCGTAATCTGGGATAAATCAAAGCTGACCGGTCACCAGTTTGTGATGTATTACAATGCCAATGGTGATAGTGTTGACGCCAAACGCGGTGCAGAGCGCATAGGTATGGCAACCAGCGACGATATGCTGCACTGGAAACGCTTCGGTACCGAGCCGGTGCTGAACCATGGTCCCGGCATTACCGGCGACCCGAACGTTCAAAAAATGGGCGACCTGTATGTAATGTTCTATTTCGGTGCTTTCTGGAAAACAGGCGCCAGCGGCGTATTTAACCGCTTTGCCTGCTCTTATGACCTGGTACACTGGACCGACTGGACCGGTGAAAAACTGATTCAGGCTTCAGAACCTTATGACGCCGTGTTTGCGCACAAATCATTCGTAGTGAAATGGAAAGGCGTGGTTTACCACTTCTACTGCGCGGTTGATAAAGCAGATCAACGTGGTATTGCTGTGGCTACCTCAAAAGATATGGGCAAAAGCCAGGTGAACTTTGTAGAGCCGCCGCCAAGCAAAAGAAAGAAATAA
- a CDS encoding winged helix-turn-helix domain-containing protein encodes MKQQNIFDYINVDGFSLTPKYIQLANSIQDAVIAGKIKKNWILPSLHELTYHLEISKETADRGYKYLRDLGVLSSIPGKGHFVTATNMAQPRKVFLMLDKLSAGKKLFYDTFTHALGENTSIDFYIYNDDFALFKKLLDRRKDGYTHYVISPNFVDGGNKAHELINGLPKEKLILLDKAVNGVEGEFGGVFENFKRNIYKALEALLAGLSKYHTLKVISSENAFLSPDMTWGFNLFCQQYAFDRSVISSIADDEISKGDVFICMNDDDLVTLIEKINGLNLEVGKDVGIISYNETPLKRYILNGVTTISTDYEQMGLAAARMILNNQMDRVELDYLLNSRNSL; translated from the coding sequence ATGAAGCAGCAAAATATCTTTGATTATATCAATGTGGATGGCTTTTCGCTAACGCCAAAATACATCCAGCTGGCCAACTCAATTCAGGATGCGGTAATAGCCGGTAAAATTAAAAAGAACTGGATATTACCGTCGCTGCATGAGCTGACCTATCACCTTGAAATATCAAAGGAAACGGCAGACCGTGGGTATAAATACCTGCGAGATCTGGGCGTGCTGTCATCTATCCCCGGTAAAGGTCATTTTGTTACGGCTACCAATATGGCGCAGCCGCGCAAGGTGTTCCTGATGCTGGATAAACTGAGCGCCGGCAAAAAGCTTTTTTACGATACCTTTACCCACGCCCTGGGCGAGAATACCAGCATTGATTTTTATATCTATAACGATGATTTTGCGCTGTTTAAAAAGCTGCTTGATCGTCGTAAAGATGGTTATACGCACTATGTGATTTCGCCAAATTTTGTAGATGGCGGCAATAAAGCGCATGAGCTGATCAACGGTCTGCCGAAAGAAAAACTGATCCTGCTGGATAAAGCGGTAAACGGTGTTGAAGGCGAGTTTGGCGGTGTGTTTGAAAACTTTAAACGCAATATCTACAAAGCGCTGGAAGCCCTGTTGGCCGGTCTGAGCAAATACCACACCCTTAAAGTTATCTCGTCAGAAAACGCGTTCCTTTCGCCTGATATGACCTGGGGTTTTAACCTGTTCTGTCAACAGTATGCTTTTGACCGCAGCGTGATTAGCAGTATTGCCGATGATGAAATTAGCAAAGGCGATGTTTTCATTTGTATGAACGATGATGACCTGGTAACACTGATTGAGAAGATCAACGGACTGAACCTGGAAGTGGGTAAAGATGTGGGTATTATCTCCTACAACGAAACTCCGCTGAAACGTTACATCCTGAACGGGGTAACTACCATTTCTACTGATTACGAGCAGATGGGTTTGGCCGCCGCCCGCATGATTTTGAATAACCAGATGGACCGCGTAGAGCTGGATTACCTGCTCAACTCGCGCAACTCACTTTAA
- a CDS encoding malectin domain-containing carbohydrate-binding protein, producing the protein MIQEKKSFQPEGCRRKQRRQSGYKAVLGLSAALLFSTLAFAQKSTRQDISLNYGWHTADDEKSSTAFNGFEKPGYRENWQSVSVPHNWDQYFGYRRLKHGNLHGYAWYRKTFPLTVKQPGKRYFLYFEGVGSYATVWLNGQKVGYHAGGRTTFTIDVTDVIKAGKDNLLAVRADHPSFIKDLPWVCGGCSDDPGFSEGSQPMGIYRPVHLLVTNPVRVEPFGVHIWNDTTVTEKSATLNLETEVKNYSAATSAISVVNQLVDAQGKIIAQAKTNKNLDKNTTATIAQVFPQVKNVHLWSLENPYLYKVVTQVWKNGVLTDQTETSYGIRWISWPIGRPGNDGRFYLNGKPVFINGIAEYEHLMGKSQAFDSEEIRARVMQVKAAGFNAFRDAHQPHNLEYQEYWDKLGILWWPQYTAHIWYDTPEFRENFKKLLVDWVKERRNSPSNILWGLQNESRLPEAFAKECCDLIRKLDPTASSQRKITTCNGGKGTDWDVPQNWTGTYGGNPQTYSEDLKKELLVGEYGAWRSLDLHTEGGFNQNGPYSEDRMTQLMETKVRLGEAVKDKVAGQFQWLLYSHENPGRTQGGEGLRELDRVGPINYKGLFTPWGQPLDVFYMYRANYAPKDKEPMVYIVSHSWPNRWTKSGVKDSINIYSNCDEVELFNDVRSASLGRKKRGGIGTHFMWNKVDIKYNVLYAVGYVNGKEVAHDEIVLNHLPQAPHLEKPQASTLLQPAKGYYYKALINCGGPAYTDSYGQRWAADEELNSGQAYQSSSWTNAFPGMPEYFGSQQRTFDQVSGTSDSQLFQDFRYGEDKLKFHVAVPAGKYKVDLFFNEPWYGTGGGLNAAGWRVFSVAVNGAAVIKDLDIFKEAGYNHALKKTVDVVAGKNGINISFPDVKAGEAIISAIAISSTDKAAPVVTSTKKEMENAWLDIGQRIDDKSEVKFSQIPPALYGASWMRRPAHGPVADGAADRDVDLFVALPGDAVNRPAWLKDFEVTGLNIETDANGGTRIPLYRKRVKKGEKGNLGDAASNYFVIVQPVSSIEPASDLRKTASYSADLAELKNATVRDTVAGKKVVRFTQASGSSVSFPVTPGVADKYALRIKYYNFTDKTMTAKMQLLAADGLVMKEETLSFKPIAKGKSGTVATDSGTSINAGNYRVVVTAVDAEGLSLASVEMQ; encoded by the coding sequence ATGATACAAGAAAAAAAGTCCTTCCAGCCAGAAGGATGCCGCCGGAAGCAACGCCGGCAAAGTGGATATAAAGCGGTGCTTGGACTAAGCGCTGCTTTGCTGTTTTCTACCCTTGCCTTTGCGCAGAAAAGCACTCGACAGGATATCAGCCTCAATTATGGCTGGCATACTGCCGATGATGAGAAAAGCAGCACCGCTTTTAACGGCTTTGAGAAACCAGGCTATAGGGAGAACTGGCAAAGTGTAAGCGTTCCGCATAACTGGGATCAGTACTTTGGCTACCGTCGTTTAAAGCATGGTAACCTGCACGGGTATGCCTGGTATCGCAAAACGTTCCCGCTAACGGTAAAGCAACCGGGTAAACGTTATTTCTTGTATTTTGAAGGTGTTGGTTCTTATGCCACGGTTTGGCTTAACGGTCAAAAAGTGGGTTATCATGCAGGCGGCCGTACCACGTTTACTATTGACGTAACCGATGTAATCAAAGCCGGAAAAGATAACCTGTTGGCCGTACGTGCCGATCATCCTTCGTTTATTAAAGACCTGCCGTGGGTATGTGGCGGTTGTTCTGATGATCCGGGTTTCTCGGAAGGTTCGCAGCCGATGGGTATTTATCGTCCGGTGCATTTGCTGGTGACTAACCCCGTTCGTGTAGAACCTTTCGGCGTGCACATCTGGAACGATACTACGGTGACCGAAAAATCGGCCACGCTGAACCTGGAAACCGAGGTGAAAAACTATAGCGCTGCCACATCAGCTATCAGCGTAGTGAATCAGTTGGTAGATGCCCAGGGAAAAATCATCGCGCAAGCAAAAACAAACAAAAACTTAGATAAAAATACAACGGCTACTATTGCACAGGTGTTTCCGCAGGTGAAGAACGTGCACTTATGGTCGCTGGAAAACCCGTATCTGTACAAAGTGGTTACACAGGTTTGGAAAAACGGCGTACTGACCGATCAAACCGAGACCTCTTATGGTATCCGCTGGATTAGTTGGCCAATTGGTCGCCCCGGTAACGATGGCCGTTTTTACCTGAATGGTAAGCCCGTGTTTATTAACGGTATTGCCGAGTACGAGCATTTGATGGGCAAAAGCCAGGCGTTTGACAGTGAGGAGATCCGTGCCCGTGTAATGCAAGTAAAAGCTGCCGGTTTCAATGCTTTCCGCGATGCGCATCAGCCGCACAATCTGGAGTATCAAGAGTATTGGGATAAGCTGGGTATTTTGTGGTGGCCGCAATATACGGCTCACATCTGGTATGACACACCGGAGTTTCGCGAAAACTTTAAGAAATTGCTGGTTGATTGGGTGAAAGAGCGCCGCAACAGTCCGTCAAATATTTTATGGGGATTGCAGAATGAGAGCCGCCTGCCCGAGGCCTTTGCCAAAGAGTGCTGCGATTTGATCCGCAAGCTGGACCCGACCGCTTCATCGCAACGCAAAATTACTACTTGTAACGGTGGCAAGGGTACCGATTGGGATGTGCCCCAAAACTGGACCGGCACCTACGGCGGTAACCCGCAAACTTATAGCGAAGACCTGAAAAAGGAATTACTGGTAGGCGAGTATGGCGCATGGCGTAGTCTTGACCTACATACCGAAGGCGGATTTAACCAAAACGGCCCTTATAGTGAAGACCGTATGACCCAGCTGATGGAAACCAAAGTGCGCCTGGGCGAGGCCGTAAAAGATAAAGTAGCCGGTCAGTTTCAGTGGCTGTTGTACTCGCACGAGAACCCTGGTCGAACACAAGGCGGTGAAGGCTTGCGCGAACTGGATCGTGTTGGGCCTATCAACTACAAAGGTCTGTTTACCCCATGGGGCCAGCCGCTGGATGTGTTTTACATGTACCGCGCTAACTACGCGCCAAAGGATAAAGAGCCGATGGTATACATCGTATCGCACAGCTGGCCAAACCGCTGGACTAAGTCCGGTGTGAAAGACAGCATCAACATTTATTCTAACTGTGATGAGGTTGAACTGTTTAACGATGTACGCAGCGCATCGCTCGGGCGCAAAAAGCGCGGAGGCATTGGTACACATTTTATGTGGAACAAGGTTGATATTAAATACAATGTGCTGTATGCTGTTGGTTATGTAAACGGTAAAGAGGTTGCACATGACGAAATTGTGCTCAACCACTTGCCGCAGGCGCCGCATCTGGAAAAGCCACAGGCATCAACCCTGTTGCAACCTGCAAAAGGTTATTATTATAAAGCGTTGATCAATTGCGGTGGTCCGGCTTATACCGATAGCTATGGCCAAAGATGGGCTGCAGATGAGGAATTGAATAGCGGTCAGGCTTATCAGTCATCTTCATGGACTAACGCTTTCCCTGGCATGCCGGAGTATTTTGGTAGTCAGCAACGCACGTTTGACCAGGTTTCGGGCACAAGTGATAGCCAATTGTTCCAGGATTTCCGTTATGGGGAAGATAAGTTGAAATTTCATGTGGCAGTTCCGGCCGGTAAATACAAGGTCGACCTGTTCTTTAACGAACCCTGGTATGGAACCGGTGGTGGTTTGAATGCTGCCGGCTGGCGCGTGTTCAGCGTGGCTGTAAACGGCGCGGCGGTTATTAAAGATCTGGACATTTTTAAAGAGGCCGGTTATAATCATGCCTTGAAGAAAACGGTTGACGTGGTTGCCGGTAAAAACGGTATCAATATCTCGTTCCCTGATGTCAAGGCTGGCGAGGCCATTATCTCGGCCATTGCCATCAGTTCTACTGATAAGGCTGCGCCGGTGGTTACGTCAACTAAAAAAGAGATGGAAAATGCCTGGCTGGATATTGGCCAGCGTATTGATGATAAAAGCGAAGTGAAGTTTAGCCAGATCCCGCCGGCATTGTATGGTGCTAGCTGGATGCGGCGCCCGGCTCACGGACCCGTGGCAGATGGTGCGGCTGATCGTGATGTTGATCTGTTCGTAGCGCTTCCGGGTGATGCTGTTAATCGCCCGGCCTGGTTAAAAGACTTTGAGGTAACCGGTTTAAATATTGAAACTGATGCCAATGGTGGCACCCGCATTCCGCTTTATCGCAAACGTGTTAAGAAAGGCGAGAAGGGCAATCTGGGCGATGCGGCCAGTAATTATTTTGTAATTGTACAGCCGGTGAGCAGCATTGAGCCAGCCAGCGATCTGCGCAAAACCGCCAGTTACAGTGCCGATCTGGCCGAACTGAAAAATGCTACCGTGCGCGATACCGTGGCCGGTAAAAAAGTTGTGCGCTTTACACAGGCATCAGGCAGCAGCGTGAGCTTCCCGGTTACACCGGGCGTGGCCGACAAATACGCGCTTCGTATTAAATACTATAACTTTACCGATAAGACCATGACCGCCAAAATGCAGCTGTTAGCTGCCGATGGTCTGGTGATGAAAGAAGAAACACTGAGTTTTAAACCGATAGCCAAAGGTAAATCTGGCACCGTGGCTACAGATAGCGGCACCAGCATTAACGCAGGTAATTACCGCGTGGTGGTCACCGCTGTGGATGCCGAGGGATTGAGTTTGGCGAGTGTGGAAATGCAATAA
- a CDS encoding alpha-L-rhamnosidase translates to MRINLKYSLLAVLLPLQALSQNLKVANLHCEYATNPQGVENPAPKLSWELQSDGRGVMQTGYRILVADNISALNAGTGNIWDSKKVNSTASLQVAYAGKPLTSAKTYFWKVMTWDNQGHQSTWSTPAQWQMGLLNKADWKGAQWIAYTRLRDSSHFVPLIHLRGPKKLGPENDTLPLLRKTFAVASGLKKATLYICGLGHFDLSLNGKKVGNNFLDQGWTFYDKQALYVPFDLTQELKSGKNTLGVMLGNGFYYIPRDKRYRKMTGAFGHPKMICRLVMEYNNGRTENLVSDLSWKATPGPVIYTSIYGGEDYDATKEQPGWNTNNFNDSKWQKVIAVDGSPVLNSQKADPLKVMQEFTPQSKKQIASGAWVYDLGQNFSGIPQIAVKGKRGDTVRVYPAELVSPDGGVNQKGSGSPHYYDYILKGSGVEIWHPQFTYYGFRYLQVERVVPQGESNPQHLPELLEIKGLHTRNSAATIGNFSCSNELFNRIYKLVDWAMKSNMASVFTDCPHREKLGWLEEAHLVGSSLQYNYDIHRLALKCMNDMRYAQTAEGLVPEIAPEFTNFGGIFRDSPEWGSNSIILPWYIYQWYGDKDALATNYPTMKRYLGYLATKADNHILTQGLGDWYDQGPKAPGLSQQTPKGITATAFYYYDLNIVAHIAEMLGNKADAESYRKLAVEVKSAYNKSFFNADTKQYGTGSQTANSISVYMGLVDEKDKAAVIENIVKDLRNRNNALTSGDIGFRYLLRALDEAGRSDVIFDMNSRDDVPGYGYQLKHGATALTESWAALSAVSNNHFMLGDITEWFFNGLAGINEAPGAVGFNKIEIRPEVVGDVKSARADYHSAYGNIMTDWKKADKKFSISVSVPANTTTVVYLPVEKSAQVTEGGKSISADKNIKNLGYRDGKLMLGIGSGKYNFEANW, encoded by the coding sequence ATGAGAATCAACCTGAAATATAGCTTGCTGGCTGTGCTGCTGCCGTTGCAGGCCTTGTCACAAAATCTAAAAGTAGCTAACCTGCATTGCGAGTATGCAACTAATCCGCAAGGGGTGGAAAATCCAGCTCCAAAGTTGAGTTGGGAGCTGCAAAGCGATGGCCGCGGTGTGATGCAAACAGGCTACCGCATTTTGGTGGCCGATAATATAAGTGCCCTCAACGCCGGCACCGGGAATATCTGGGATTCAAAAAAAGTAAATTCGACGGCCTCCCTGCAGGTGGCTTATGCCGGTAAACCGCTGACATCGGCCAAAACCTATTTCTGGAAAGTGATGACTTGGGATAACCAGGGCCATCAATCAACCTGGAGCACGCCTGCCCAGTGGCAAATGGGCTTGCTCAATAAAGCTGACTGGAAAGGCGCGCAATGGATAGCCTATACCCGTCTGCGCGACTCATCACACTTTGTGCCTTTGATCCATCTGCGCGGTCCGAAGAAATTGGGGCCTGAAAATGATACCCTGCCATTGCTGCGCAAAACGTTCGCGGTAGCATCGGGCCTGAAAAAAGCTACACTGTACATCTGCGGCTTGGGGCATTTTGACCTGAGCCTGAATGGTAAAAAGGTAGGCAACAACTTCCTTGATCAGGGTTGGACGTTTTATGACAAGCAGGCCCTGTATGTGCCCTTTGATCTGACGCAAGAATTAAAGTCGGGCAAGAACACCCTTGGTGTGATGCTGGGCAATGGGTTCTACTACATTCCTCGCGACAAACGCTATCGTAAGATGACCGGAGCGTTCGGTCACCCGAAAATGATTTGTCGTTTGGTGATGGAGTATAACAATGGCAGGACAGAAAATCTGGTGAGCGATCTGTCGTGGAAAGCAACCCCGGGACCAGTTATTTACACCAGTATTTACGGCGGCGAGGATTATGATGCCACCAAAGAGCAACCAGGCTGGAACACCAATAATTTTAACGACAGTAAATGGCAGAAAGTAATTGCTGTCGATGGCTCGCCTGTATTGAACTCGCAAAAGGCTGATCCGCTGAAGGTGATGCAGGAGTTTACTCCGCAAAGCAAAAAGCAGATAGCCAGCGGTGCCTGGGTGTATGATTTGGGGCAGAATTTTTCGGGCATTCCGCAAATTGCGGTGAAAGGTAAACGTGGCGATACCGTGCGTGTTTATCCGGCTGAGTTAGTGAGCCCAGATGGCGGCGTAAACCAAAAAGGATCTGGCAGCCCGCATTATTACGATTATATTTTGAAAGGCAGCGGGGTAGAGATCTGGCATCCGCAGTTTACTTATTACGGTTTCCGTTACCTGCAGGTAGAGCGTGTTGTTCCGCAGGGCGAATCAAACCCTCAGCATCTGCCTGAGCTGCTGGAGATAAAAGGTTTGCATACCCGTAACTCAGCCGCCACTATAGGCAATTTCTCTTGCTCGAACGAGCTGTTCAACCGCATTTATAAACTGGTTGATTGGGCCATGAAGAGTAACATGGCCAGTGTATTTACCGATTGTCCGCACCGTGAAAAACTGGGTTGGCTGGAAGAAGCGCACCTGGTGGGCAGCTCTCTGCAATACAACTATGATATCCACCGCCTGGCGCTTAAGTGTATGAATGATATGCGCTATGCCCAAACCGCTGAAGGCCTGGTACCGGAGATTGCCCCTGAGTTTACCAATTTCGGCGGCATCTTCCGTGACTCGCCGGAGTGGGGTAGCAACAGCATCATCCTGCCGTGGTACATTTACCAATGGTATGGCGATAAAGATGCCCTGGCTACTAACTACCCAACTATGAAGCGTTACCTGGGTTACCTGGCCACAAAAGCTGATAACCATATCCTGACCCAGGGCTTGGGTGATTGGTATGATCAGGGTCCGAAAGCGCCGGGCTTATCGCAGCAAACGCCAAAGGGTATCACTGCCACCGCATTTTACTATTATGATCTGAACATTGTAGCGCACATTGCAGAGATGCTGGGCAATAAAGCAGATGCAGAGAGCTATCGCAAACTGGCTGTTGAAGTAAAATCAGCTTACAATAAATCATTCTTTAATGCCGACACCAAACAATACGGCACGGGTAGCCAAACGGCCAACTCCATATCGGTTTATATGGGTTTGGTTGATGAGAAAGATAAAGCCGCGGTAATTGAAAACATTGTGAAAGACCTGCGTAACCGCAATAACGCGCTTACCTCTGGCGATATCGGTTTCCGTTACCTGCTGCGTGCGCTGGATGAGGCCGGTCGCTCGGATGTGATTTTTGATATGAACAGTCGCGATGATGTACCTGGTTATGGCTACCAGCTGAAACATGGTGCAACCGCCTTGACCGAGTCATGGGCGGCATTATCGGCGGTATCCAATAATCACTTTATGCTGGGCGATATTACCGAGTGGTTCTTTAACGGACTGGCTGGTATTAATGAGGCACCTGGAGCAGTGGGCTTTAATAAAATTGAGATCAGGCCGGAAGTTGTGGGCGATGTAAAATCGGCCCGTGCAGATTATCACTCGGCTTACGGTAACATTATGACTGATTGGAAGAAAGCCGATAAAAAATTCAGCATCAGCGTTAGCGTGCCTGCCAATACAACCACGGTGGTTTACCTGCCGGTAGAAAAATCGGCCCAGGTAACCGAAGGTGGCAAAAGCATTAGTGCCGATAAAAATATAAAGAATTTAGGCTACCGCGATGGTAAGCTGATGCTGGGTATTGGCTCTGGTAAGTATAATTTTGAAGCTAACTGGTAA
- a CDS encoding sugar-binding domain-containing protein has product MKKLFLILFSLSTAVAGAQSRQTQDFDTGWKFHLGNDSLAKSVVYNDAQWRSLNVPHDWSIEGKFDEKNPTLQGEGGLPAGIGWYRKTFTIPATSKNKAISIVFDGVQHNSEVWINGHYLGKRPNGYISFEYELSPYLKYGGKNVLAVKADNSDQPNSRWYTGSGIYRNVWLVTSAQTHIAPWGVFISTPKVSVAQAQVSVQTRVDNVQAMKNIEAKTVIYDAAGKKVAETHGPVDGPDNEGGANQSLTVTKPQLWSVNKPYLYTVTVTLVDGKGKVIDEVSNKAGIRWFDFDADKGFSLNGEPMKIQGVCLHHDAGALGAAVYKRAIERQLQIMKDMGVNAIRTSHNPPAPELLDLCDKMGLLVMDEAFDMWKKKKNKNDYYKEWDQWHTRDLQDQVVRDRNHPSVFIWSIGNEIREQFDSTGISITRELVNTVKKLDSTRPVTSALSEWNPEKNFIYKSGALDLVGLNYHQEVYADLKKHYPGQKIIGTEQVSALMSRGHYDMPSDSVRMWPPDAKTKIKGNPDYTVSAYDNVAAYWGSTHETTWKLVKKYDYFSGMFIWTGFDYLGEPTPYPWPARSSYFGIVDLAGFPKDVYYMYQSEWTAKPVLHLLPHWNWKAGQTVDVMAYYSQADEVELFLNGRSLGIQKKHGDDLHVKWKVKFEPGVLKAVSRKGGQTVLTTQVVTAGAPYQIKLSADRSAIKAGGKDLSYVTISILDKDGNVVPDANNLVNFKVTGAGVLRGMDNGYQADLEPFTSSSRNAFNGLALGIVGSAVKGGSISISATAAGLKSANLTIQSR; this is encoded by the coding sequence ATGAAAAAACTTTTCCTCATACTTTTCTCTCTTTCAACGGCGGTGGCAGGTGCGCAATCGCGCCAAACACAGGATTTTGATACGGGCTGGAAATTCCATTTAGGTAATGATTCGCTAGCAAAGAGTGTTGTTTATAACGATGCCCAGTGGCGCAGCCTGAACGTGCCGCACGATTGGAGCATTGAAGGAAAGTTTGATGAGAAAAACCCCACGTTGCAGGGCGAAGGTGGCTTGCCCGCAGGCATTGGTTGGTACCGTAAAACGTTCACCATCCCGGCAACGTCAAAAAATAAAGCTATCAGCATTGTGTTTGATGGCGTGCAACATAACAGCGAGGTTTGGATAAACGGCCATTACCTGGGCAAGCGCCCTAATGGCTACATCTCGTTTGAATATGAATTGAGCCCATATCTGAAATATGGAGGCAAAAACGTGCTGGCCGTAAAGGCAGATAACTCAGATCAACCAAACTCGCGCTGGTATACCGGCTCGGGTATTTATCGTAATGTGTGGCTGGTTACATCGGCCCAAACCCATATTGCGCCGTGGGGTGTGTTTATCAGCACGCCAAAAGTAAGCGTGGCGCAGGCGCAGGTAAGCGTGCAAACCCGTGTAGATAATGTGCAGGCGATGAAAAACATCGAGGCCAAAACCGTTATTTATGATGCCGCAGGTAAAAAAGTAGCCGAAACCCACGGACCTGTTGATGGGCCGGACAATGAGGGTGGAGCCAACCAGTCGTTAACCGTAACAAAGCCGCAGCTATGGTCTGTTAATAAACCTTACCTGTACACCGTTACCGTTACGCTGGTTGACGGTAAAGGCAAAGTGATTGACGAGGTAAGTAATAAGGCCGGTATCCGCTGGTTTGATTTTGATGCCGATAAAGGTTTCTCTTTAAACGGCGAGCCAATGAAAATTCAGGGCGTTTGTTTGCATCATGATGCGGGCGCACTGGGTGCAGCTGTTTATAAAAGAGCTATCGAGCGTCAGTTACAGATCATGAAGGATATGGGTGTCAACGCTATCCGTACCTCACATAATCCGCCGGCGCCGGAACTGCTGGACCTATGCGATAAAATGGGTCTGCTGGTGATGGACGAGGCGTTTGACATGTGGAAGAAAAAGAAAAACAAAAACGACTATTATAAAGAGTGGGATCAATGGCACACCCGCGATCTGCAAGATCAGGTAGTGCGCGACCGTAACCACCCGTCGGTTTTTATATGGAGCATTGGCAACGAGATCCGCGAACAGTTTGACAGCACCGGCATCAGCATCACCCGCGAGTTGGTGAACACAGTAAAGAAGCTTGATAGCACCCGTCCGGTAACATCTGCCCTGAGCGAGTGGAACCCGGAGAAGAATTTTATCTATAAATCTGGCGCGTTGGACCTGGTGGGCCTCAACTACCACCAGGAGGTTTATGCCGACTTGAAAAAGCATTACCCCGGTCAAAAGATCATCGGCACAGAGCAAGTATCAGCCTTAATGAGTCGCGGACATTATGATATGCCTTCAGATTCGGTACGTATGTGGCCGCCTGATGCAAAGACCAAAATTAAAGGTAATCCCGATTATACGGTATCTGCTTATGATAACGTAGCCGCCTACTGGGGATCGACCCATGAAACCACCTGGAAGCTGGTTAAAAAGTATGATTACTTTTCGGGCATGTTCATCTGGACAGGCTTTGATTACCTGGGCGAGCCTACGCCATACCCGTGGCCTGCCCGCAGCTCTTACTTCGGTATTGTAGATCTGGCCGGTTTTCCTAAAGACGTTTATTACATGTACCAAAGCGAGTGGACCGCCAAGCCAGTACTGCACCTGCTGCCGCACTGGAACTGGAAAGCCGGACAAACGGTAGACGTAATGGCCTACTACAGCCAGGCTGATGAAGTGGAACTGTTTCTGAATGGCCGCTCGCTGGGTATCCAGAAAAAGCACGGTGATGACCTGCACGTAAAATGGAAAGTAAAATTTGAACCGGGCGTACTGAAAGCGGTATCGCGCAAAGGGGGCCAAACTGTATTGACCACGCAGGTAGTAACCGCAGGCGCGCCATATCAAATCAAACTTTCGGCAGATCGCAGCGCTATTAAGGCCGGTGGTAAAGATTTGAGCTATGTAACCATCAGCATATTGGATAAGGATGGTAATGTGGTACCCGATGCCAACAACCTGGTGAACTTTAAAGTAACCGGCGCAGGTGTATTAAGAGGCATGGATAACGGTTACCAGGCGGATCTGGAGCCATTTACCAGTAGCAGTCGTAATGCATTTAACGGGCTGGCTTTGGGTATTGTGGGCTCTGCCGTAAAAGGAGGCTCAATCAGTATTTCTGCCACAGCTGCGGGCTTAAAATCTGCAAATTTAACGATACAAAGCAGGTAG